CTTGCAGTGGGTCTTCAGGCCGACGAGGCCGTACACCACATGGCAGCCCGCCTCCTCCAGCTTGCGCGCCCACTTGATGTTGGCCTGCTCGTCGAAGCGGGCCTTGATCTCGACGAGGACGAGCACCTGCTTGCCCGAGTCGGCGGCGTCTATCAGCGCGTCGACTATCGGCGAATCGCCCGAGGTCCGGTACAGCGTCTGCTTGATCGCCAGCACGTCCGGGTCGGCCGCGGCCTGCTCCAGGAAGGCCTGCACCGAGGTGGAGAAACTGTCGTACGGGTGGTGCAGCAGCACGTCCCGCTCGCGCAGCGCGGCGAAGATGTCCGGCGGCGAGGCCGACTCCACCTCGGCCAGGTCCCGGTGCGTACCGGCGATGAACTTCTTGTACTTCAGCTCCGGCCGGTCCAGCGCGGCGATCCCGAACAGACCCGTCAGATCCAGCGGGCCGGGCAGCGGATAGACCTCGTCCTCGCTGATCTTCAGCTCGCGGATCAGCAGGTTGAGTACGTGTTCGTCGATGCTCTCCTCGACCTCGAGCCGCACCGGCGGCCCGAAGCGGCGGCGCATGAGCTCCTTCTCCAGCGCCTTGAGGAGGTTCTCGGCGTCGTCCTCCTCGACCTCCAGGTCCTCGTTCCGGGTGATCCGGAACATGTGGTGCTCCAGGACCTCCATGCCCGGGAAGAGCATCTCCAGGTGCGCGTGCGCCGCGATGACGTCCTCGATCGGCACATAGCGCTGCGGCGAGGCCTCCAGGAACCGCGACAGCAGCGGCGGCACCTTGACCCGCGCGAAGTGCCGGTGGCCCGAGTGCGGGTTGCGCACCACGACGGCGAGGTTCAGCGAGAGCCCGGAGATGTAGGGGAAGGGGTGCGCCGGGTCGACGGCCAGCGGGGTGAGCACGGGGAAGATCTTGCGCCGGTACAGCGTGCCCAGCCGGGCCTGCTCGGCCTCGGTCAGCTCGGGCCAGCGGACGAGGTGGATGCCCTCCTCGGTCAGCCCGGGCGCGACGTCCTCCTGGAAGCAGGCGGCGTGCCGGGCCATCAGCTCACGCGAGCGGGACCAGATCATCTCCAGGACCTCGCGCGGACGCAGCCCGGAGGCGGAGCGGGTGGCCACCCCGGTGGCGATACGGCGCTTCAGACCGGCCACCCGGACCATGAAGAACTCGTCCAGGTTGCTGGCGAAGATGGCCAGGAAGTTCGCGCGCTCCAGGAGTGGCGTGTTCGGGTCCTCGGCGAGTTCGAGCACCCGCTCGTTGAACGCGAGCCAGCTCCGCTCGCGGTCCAGGAACCGGCCCTGCGGCAGGTCGGGGTCGGACTCGGCGCCGTCCTCGAAGTGGTCGAGGTCCGCGTCGAGGTCCGGTTCCAGATCCGAGGTGGTGGCCGCGAGCGCGTGCGGCCGGTGCGCGGCGATCGAACCCACGGAGGGCCGCGCGTGCGTGAGAGGGGCCTGGGTTTCGGACTGCTGCGTCATGGATCCATTGTTCCGCGCCGACGAGTCTTCGGGCGCGCCCAAAGGCACGGGCTCCGGCTCGGGGCGCTGATGGAGCCGCGTTTCCTCGGAGCCCCCCGCCCCCGTGGACAGGGGCTCGTGGGCCTCGGACGCGACGGGCTGCATTGGCCGAGCGTCGCAAGGTCACCTGAATCGACGGTTACGGAGACATGACGTGCAGGACATCGGAGGGCGGCTCCGGGGCGTCCATACCGTCCACGCGGATCCGGCACGGCACCGGACCTGTCCCTCTTCGGCCAAGTGGCTGCCTTCCGGCCGTCCGCTTTCGGTCAGGAGAGTGACGGGCGGCCTCGGGCGGCCACGACCACCGGTCTCGACCACCGGCCACGGCGACCGGTCGCGAATACCGAGGGCGGGCGAGGCGCACGCGGGGGCGACGGTGCCGGAGCGTACGCCCCCTTTCGCACCACCGCCCCCCTGCGCCCCTCCCCGCGCTCCTGCCCGCGCCCCTGTTCGTTCCGTCGGATCAGCCCACACGGCTCCTGACCACGCGCAACGTCACGAGGACGACCAGCGCGGCCACCGCGAGCACCAGCACCGACTCGGTGAGCTGGAGGTACCAGAAGT
This is a stretch of genomic DNA from Streptomyces sp. NA04227. It encodes these proteins:
- a CDS encoding RNA degradosome polyphosphate kinase; translation: MTQQSETQAPLTHARPSVGSIAAHRPHALAATTSDLEPDLDADLDHFEDGAESDPDLPQGRFLDRERSWLAFNERVLELAEDPNTPLLERANFLAIFASNLDEFFMVRVAGLKRRIATGVATRSASGLRPREVLEMIWSRSRELMARHAACFQEDVAPGLTEEGIHLVRWPELTEAEQARLGTLYRRKIFPVLTPLAVDPAHPFPYISGLSLNLAVVVRNPHSGHRHFARVKVPPLLSRFLEASPQRYVPIEDVIAAHAHLEMLFPGMEVLEHHMFRITRNEDLEVEEDDAENLLKALEKELMRRRFGPPVRLEVEESIDEHVLNLLIRELKISEDEVYPLPGPLDLTGLFGIAALDRPELKYKKFIAGTHRDLAEVESASPPDIFAALRERDVLLHHPYDSFSTSVQAFLEQAAADPDVLAIKQTLYRTSGDSPIVDALIDAADSGKQVLVLVEIKARFDEQANIKWARKLEEAGCHVVYGLVGLKTHCKLSLVVRQEGDNLVRYSHVGTGNYHPKTARLYEDIGLLTADPQVGADLSDLFNRLSGYSLRENFRRLLVAPHSLRDGLVARVGKEIQHHRAGRPASVRIKVNSMVDEAVIDALYRASRAGVPVDVWVRGICALRPGVPGLSENIRVRSVLGRFLEHSRVFAFGNGGEPEVWIGSADMMHRNLDRRIEALVRVSDPAHRASLNRLLETGMSDSTASWHLGPDGDWTRHATGPDGRPLRNVQEMLIDARRRRRGTATP